The following are from one region of the Alkalimarinus sediminis genome:
- a CDS encoding integron integrase, translating to MDDVPIPINPGSTKFTPRMRAFIRARGMAYSTEKTYIHWVKRYIRYHQYRHPADMGASEIEGFLTHLVVQKNTAKATQDIAFNAIIFMYKEFMKVELPELNVVRSKKMPKIPVVFTHEEAKAVIAKLPAPSRLVAELMYGSGLRIMEALRLRVKDIDFGMGVITVRSGKGNKDRRTLLPNAIVDKLKAQIEAVRSLHKYDSDLGFGEVYMPNALARKYPHAASSLEWQFLFPADKRSVDPRSNVTRRHHLHDSTVRKVVRSAIKESNILKHASCHTFRHSFATRLLQNNYDIRTIQELMGHSDVKTTEIYTHVVGQGGQGVLSPMDES from the coding sequence ATGGATGACGTACCTATCCCCATAAATCCGGGGTCAACGAAGTTTACTCCCAGAATGAGGGCGTTTATTCGTGCTCGTGGTATGGCCTACAGCACTGAGAAGACCTATATACACTGGGTCAAACGCTACATTCGCTATCATCAATATAGGCATCCTGCTGATATGGGGGCGTCTGAAATTGAGGGCTTTTTAACGCATCTCGTCGTTCAAAAGAATACGGCTAAGGCTACACAGGATATTGCATTTAACGCGATTATATTTATGTATAAGGAGTTCATGAAAGTCGAACTTCCTGAGCTAAATGTGGTTCGGTCTAAAAAAATGCCCAAAATCCCTGTGGTATTTACCCATGAAGAAGCTAAGGCGGTTATTGCTAAACTCCCTGCGCCATCCCGCTTGGTAGCTGAGCTAATGTATGGTAGCGGTCTGCGCATTATGGAAGCACTTCGCTTAAGGGTTAAAGATATAGATTTCGGAATGGGGGTTATTACGGTCCGCTCAGGCAAGGGGAATAAAGATAGGCGAACACTGCTACCTAACGCCATTGTAGATAAACTAAAAGCTCAGATTGAGGCGGTTAGGTCTCTGCATAAGTATGATTCTGACCTTGGGTTTGGGGAGGTGTATATGCCTAATGCACTTGCTCGAAAATACCCTCATGCTGCATCTAGCCTTGAATGGCAGTTTTTGTTTCCTGCGGACAAAAGATCGGTCGACCCTAGAAGCAATGTTACTCGCAGACACCACCTACATGACTCAACCGTTAGAAAAGTAGTGAGATCGGCCATTAAAGAGTCCAATATCCTGAAGCATGCCAGCTGTCATACATTTCGCCACAGCTTTGCAACACGTCTTCTGCAGAATAATTACGACATTCGCACCATTCAAGAACTCATGGGCCACTCTGACGTTAAAACCACCGAGATTTACACCCATGTTGTTGGGCAAGGCGGACAGGGTGTTTTAAGCCCTATGGATGAAAGCTAG